A window of Pseudomonadales bacterium contains these coding sequences:
- a CDS encoding group II truncated hemoglobin, whose amino-acid sequence MTNAGTAVSMYERIGGAPTIERLVESFYVRMDTLPEARTIRAMHAADLAPVKEVLRRYLGEWMGGPKRYSAERGHPRLRQRHLGFPIGNDERDAWLLCMRGALDETVADREACEEIYRLFAHLADWMRNQEGNPHDAGMQRP is encoded by the coding sequence ATGACGAATGCCGGAACGGCGGTGTCGATGTACGAGCGCATCGGCGGCGCGCCGACCATCGAGCGGCTGGTGGAATCTTTTTACGTGCGCATGGACACACTGCCCGAGGCGCGGACGATCCGCGCCATGCATGCGGCCGATCTCGCGCCGGTGAAGGAGGTGCTGCGGCGCTATCTGGGCGAGTGGATGGGCGGGCCGAAGCGCTATTCGGCCGAGCGCGGCCATCCGCGGCTGCGCCAGCGCCACCTGGGCTTTCCCATCGGCAACGATGAGCGCGACGCCTGGCTGCTGTGCATGCGTGGCGCACTCGATGAAACCGTGGCCGATCGCGAGGCGTGCGAGGAGATTTACCGCCTGTTCGCCCACTTGGCCGACTGGATGCGCAACCAGGAAGGCAACCCCCACGATGCGGGGATGCAGCGGCCCTGA
- the nifE gene encoding nitrogenase iron-molybdenum cofactor biosynthesis protein NifE: MSTLSSTVQNVFNEPGCGKNQGKSDKERKKGCTKQLQPGAAAGGCAFDGAKIALQPITDVAHLVHGPIACEGNSWDNRGAKSSGSLLYRTGFTTDINETDVVFGGEKRLYKAIREVIDKYDPPAVFVYQTCIPALTGDDIDAVCKAAREKFGRPVIPINAPGFVGSKNLGNKLAGEALLEHVIGTEEPEVTTPYDINIIGEYNLSGELWQVRPLLDELGIRILACISGDAKYSEVAQSHRARAAMMVCSKAMINVTRKMEERYGIPFFEGSFYGIGDMSESLREIARLLIERGADAELMTRTEALIAREEARAWAAIAPYRASLAGKRVLLVTGGVKSWSVVAALQEIGMEVVGTSTKKSTAEDKQRIKEIMGEEAHMFDELSPREMFRILKDAQADIMLSGGRSQFVALKAKMPWMDVNQEKHHAYAGYVGMVEMVRQLHLALTNPIWGQVRQLAPWESTTLTLDSPVAADAASTAQVEAA; this comes from the coding sequence ATGAGCACCCTGTCCAGCACCGTCCAGAACGTCTTCAACGAGCCCGGTTGTGGCAAGAACCAGGGCAAGTCGGACAAGGAGCGCAAGAAGGGCTGCACCAAGCAGCTGCAGCCGGGCGCGGCGGCCGGCGGCTGCGCCTTCGACGGCGCCAAGATCGCGCTGCAGCCGATCACCGATGTCGCCCACCTGGTGCACGGGCCGATCGCCTGCGAGGGCAATTCCTGGGACAACCGCGGCGCCAAGTCGTCGGGCTCGCTGCTCTACCGCACCGGCTTCACCACCGACATCAACGAGACCGACGTGGTGTTCGGCGGCGAGAAGCGGCTCTACAAGGCGATCCGCGAGGTGATCGACAAGTACGACCCGCCGGCGGTGTTCGTCTACCAGACCTGCATCCCGGCGCTGACCGGCGATGACATCGACGCGGTGTGCAAGGCGGCGCGCGAGAAGTTCGGCCGGCCGGTGATTCCGATCAACGCGCCGGGCTTCGTCGGCAGCAAGAACCTCGGCAACAAGCTGGCCGGCGAGGCGCTGCTGGAGCACGTGATCGGTACCGAGGAACCCGAGGTCACGACGCCCTACGACATCAACATCATCGGCGAGTACAACCTGTCCGGCGAGCTGTGGCAGGTGAGGCCGCTGCTGGACGAGCTCGGCATCCGCATCCTGGCCTGCATCTCGGGCGATGCCAAATACAGCGAAGTGGCGCAGTCGCACCGGGCGCGGGCGGCGATGATGGTCTGCTCCAAGGCCATGATCAACGTGACGCGCAAGATGGAGGAGCGCTACGGCATCCCGTTCTTCGAGGGCTCGTTCTACGGCATCGGCGACATGAGCGAGTCGCTGCGCGAGATCGCGCGCCTGCTGATCGAGCGCGGCGCCGATGCCGAGTTGATGACCCGCACCGAGGCGCTGATCGCCCGCGAGGAGGCGCGCGCCTGGGCGGCCATCGCGCCCTACAGGGCGTCGCTGGCCGGCAAGCGGGTGCTGCTGGTCACCGGCGGGGTCAAGTCCTGGTCGGTGGTGGCGGCGCTGCAGGAAATTGGCATGGAGGTGGTCGGCACCTCGACCAAGAAATCCACCGCCGAGGACAAGCAGCGCATCAAGGAGATCATGGGCGAGGAGGCGCACATGTTCGACGAGCTCTCCCCGCGCGAGATGTTCAGGATCCTGAAGGACGCGCAGGCCGACATCATGCTTTCGGGCGGCCGCTCCCAGTTCGTGGCGCTGAAAGCCAAGATGCCCTGGATGGACGTGAACCAGGAAAAGCACCACGCCTACGCGGGCTACGTGGGCATGGTGGAGATGGTGCGGCAACTGCACCTGGCGCTGACCAATCCCATCTGGGGCCAAGTGCGGCAACTTGCTCCCTGGGAAAGCACCACGCTGACGCTCGATTCGCCCGTCGCGGCCGATGCGGCATCCACCGCGCAGGTGGAGGCGGCCTGA
- the nifN gene encoding nitrogenase iron-molybdenum cofactor biosynthesis protein NifN — MATVRHSKKACAVNPLKMSQPIGGALAFMGLADTMPILHGSQGCTAFGMVLFVRHFKESIPLQTTAMSEVATVLGGFDNVEQAVMNIYSKSRPAIVGMCSTGLTETKGDDVEGYLKLTRQRHPELEDTALIYVSTPDFKGAFQDGWAATVLRILQVLVEKPAAPREPARVAVLPGCHLTVADIEELREILESFGLDPVFVPDLSGSLDGHVPEDFSPTTIGGTRREAIAALGSAGLVLAVGEQMRTAAEWLGQHIDAPVQLFDRLLGLGATDRLMAFLADHSGRPVPTKYRRQRSQLVDAMLDGHFYTGGCKVAIGAEPDLLQGVGQFLAELGCELAAAVTTTDSPVLEHLPTEEVLIGDLEDLEAGAAGCDLLITHAHGRQMAQRLDIPFLRMGLPIFDRLGAAHRLALGYRGSRDFIFEVANALIAHGHEPHPDDWRTSDAPEAGAAAAVA, encoded by the coding sequence ATGGCCACGGTGCGCCATTCCAAGAAGGCCTGCGCGGTCAATCCGCTCAAGATGAGCCAGCCGATCGGCGGCGCGCTGGCCTTCATGGGGCTGGCCGACACCATGCCGATCCTGCACGGCTCGCAGGGCTGCACGGCGTTCGGCATGGTGCTGTTCGTGCGCCACTTCAAGGAGTCGATCCCGCTGCAGACCACCGCCATGAGCGAGGTCGCCACCGTGCTCGGCGGCTTCGACAACGTCGAGCAGGCGGTGATGAACATCTACAGCAAATCGCGCCCGGCCATCGTCGGCATGTGCTCGACCGGCCTCACCGAGACCAAGGGCGACGACGTGGAGGGCTACCTCAAGCTCACCCGCCAGCGCCACCCGGAGCTGGAAGACACCGCGCTGATCTACGTCTCGACGCCCGACTTCAAGGGCGCCTTCCAGGACGGCTGGGCGGCGACCGTGCTGCGCATCCTGCAGGTGCTGGTGGAGAAACCCGCCGCGCCGCGCGAGCCGGCCAGGGTCGCGGTGCTGCCGGGCTGTCATCTGACCGTCGCCGACATCGAGGAGCTGCGCGAGATTCTGGAGAGCTTCGGGCTCGATCCGGTGTTCGTGCCGGACCTGTCCGGTTCGCTCGACGGCCACGTGCCGGAGGATTTCAGCCCGACCACCATCGGCGGCACCCGGCGCGAGGCGATCGCCGCGCTCGGTTCGGCGGGTCTGGTGCTCGCCGTCGGCGAGCAGATGCGCACGGCCGCCGAATGGCTCGGCCAGCACATCGATGCGCCGGTGCAGCTCTTCGACCGGCTGCTGGGCCTCGGCGCCACCGATCGGCTCATGGCCTTTTTGGCCGACCACAGCGGCCGGCCGGTGCCCACCAAGTACCGCCGCCAGCGCAGCCAGCTGGTGGACGCGATGCTCGACGGCCACTTCTACACCGGCGGCTGCAAGGTCGCGATCGGCGCCGAGCCCGACCTGCTGCAGGGCGTGGGGCAGTTCCTGGCCGAGCTCGGCTGCGAGCTCGCCGCCGCCGTCACCACCACCGACTCGCCCGTGCTGGAACACCTGCCGACCGAGGAAGTGCTGATCGGCGATCTCGAGGATCTCGAAGCCGGCGCCGCCGGCTGCGACCTGCTGATCACCCACGCCCACGGCCGGCAGATGGCGCAGCGGCTCGACATTCCATTTCTGCGCATGGGGCTGCCGATCTTCGACCGCCTCGGCGCCGCGCATCGCCTGGCGCTCGGCTACCGCGGCAGCCGGGATTTCATCTTCGAGGTGGCCAACGCGCTGATCGCGCACGGTCACGAACCGCATCCCGATGACTGGAGAACGAGCGATGCGCCCGAAGCCGGTGCGGCGGCTGCGGTTGCCTAG
- the nifX gene encoding nitrogen fixation protein NifX codes for MKIAFCTQDLQRVDAHFGWAKNIAIYEVSPTSHQFVEAIQFDGDLQEDGNEDKLAPKIEAIKDCAILYVAAIGGSGAARVVAHNIHPIKVAQPEPIAELLEKLRDVLAGTPPPWLRKVMFKGESRQFDFDDEVQHD; via the coding sequence ATGAAAATCGCGTTTTGCACCCAGGACCTGCAGCGGGTCGACGCCCACTTCGGCTGGGCCAAGAACATCGCCATCTACGAGGTGAGCCCCACCAGCCACCAGTTCGTCGAGGCGATCCAGTTCGACGGCGACCTGCAGGAAGACGGCAACGAGGACAAGCTGGCACCCAAGATCGAGGCGATCAAGGACTGCGCGATCCTGTATGTGGCGGCGATCGGCGGCTCCGGGGCGGCGCGGGTGGTGGCCCACAACATCCACCCGATCAAGGTGGCGCAGCCGGAGCCGATCGCCGAGCTGCTGGAAAAACTGCGTGATGTGCTGGCCGGCACCCCGCCACCCTGGTTGCGCAAGGTGATGTTCAAGGGCGAAAGCCGTCAATTCGATTTCGACGACGAGGTGCAGCATGACTGA
- a CDS encoding NifX-associated nitrogen fixation protein, with protein MTESQPTATATTPMHSPFIIELVKQWRAQDAHGAWEGKSDADLLAPYLLTKEQRRQLPIIGDPDPETLWRVELFYNAVGLAIERATGVMVSPIMKLHHEGFGRMVLTAGRLIVVNKQLRDLHRFGFESLEKLAAEGEKLVAAGIGMIGQYPAVANYG; from the coding sequence ATGACTGAATCCCAACCAACCGCAACGGCGACGACGCCGATGCACTCCCCCTTCATCATCGAACTGGTCAAGCAGTGGCGGGCACAGGATGCCCATGGCGCCTGGGAGGGCAAAAGCGATGCCGATCTGCTCGCCCCCTACCTGCTGACCAAGGAGCAACGCCGTCAGCTGCCGATCATCGGTGATCCCGACCCGGAAACCCTGTGGCGGGTCGAGCTGTTCTACAACGCCGTCGGGCTCGCGATCGAGCGCGCCACCGGCGTGATGGTGTCGCCGATCATGAAGCTGCACCACGAGGGTTTCGGCCGCATGGTGCTCACCGCCGGCCGGCTGATCGTCGTCAACAAGCAGTTGCGCGATCTGCACCGCTTTGGCTTCGAGAGTCTGGAAAAGCTCGCCGCCGAAGGCGAGAAGCTGGTCGCCGCCGGCATCGGCATGATCGGCCAGTATCCGGCGGTGGCCAATTATGGTTGA
- the fdxB gene encoding ferredoxin III, nif-specific — protein MSDFSVTLPNGHAWTPRFVQTLDETRCIGCGRCYRVCGRDVFELVGLTEEGERIVVKMTAADEDDDDDVEYERKVMTIAHQENCVGCEACSRICPKQCHSHAPLSL, from the coding sequence ATGAGTGACTTCAGCGTCACGCTGCCCAATGGCCACGCCTGGACGCCGCGCTTCGTGCAGACCTTGGATGAAACGCGCTGCATCGGTTGCGGACGCTGCTATCGGGTCTGTGGCCGCGATGTGTTCGAGCTGGTCGGCCTGACCGAAGAGGGCGAACGGATCGTGGTCAAAATGACGGCGGCCGACGAAGACGATGACGACGATGTCGAATACGAACGCAAGGTGATGACCATCGCGCATCAGGAGAACTGCGTCGGCTGCGAAGCCTGCTCACGCATCTGTCCCAAGCAGTGCCACAGCCATGCCCCGCTGTCACTCTGA
- a CDS encoding nitrogen fixation protein NifQ has product MSQLQPLFDSHFPRASALLPRFDGELPAQLRCRFDEVEDVRDLLYEHRSNDSNDSRWLAHAMAVGCLGSDHLWQDLGLPERRALSQLLQEHFTTLHARNGNNMRWKKFFYKQLCERAELHICKAPSCAECIDYPLCFSAEAESA; this is encoded by the coding sequence ATGTCACAGTTGCAACCGCTGTTCGACAGCCACTTTCCACGCGCATCGGCCCTGCTGCCGCGGTTCGACGGCGAGCTGCCGGCGCAGCTGCGCTGCCGGTTCGATGAGGTGGAGGATGTGCGCGACCTGCTCTATGAACACCGCAGCAACGACAGCAACGACAGCCGCTGGCTGGCCCATGCCATGGCGGTGGGTTGCCTAGGCAGTGACCACCTGTGGCAGGATCTCGGGCTGCCGGAGCGGCGGGCGCTGTCGCAACTGCTGCAGGAGCACTTCACCACCCTGCATGCCCGCAACGGCAACAACATGCGCTGGAAAAAGTTCTTCTACAAGCAGCTGTGCGAGAGGGCCGAACTCCACATCTGCAAGGCGCCGAGCTGCGCCGAGTGCATCGACTACCCGCTCTGTTTTTCGGCCGAAGCAGAGTCGGCGTGA
- the modD gene encoding ModD protein has product MTFTHPPCALDDGELDRILGEDVGHGDLTTAALGIGARPARIDLSARDAMVVCGVEEAARLFSRNGCQVATLIERGSRVERGTLLLAAEGRADALHRVWKSAQTLIEHAAGIATATAQMVRAVAGIGKTPVVVCTRKNFPGTRAIAALAVQAGGAQMHRLGLGETLLLFPEHRQFIAPAALAETVHRLRQRHPEKKLIAETGDSDEAVALARAGVEILQLERFSPERLAELLRTLNHLALPCLVAAAGGVTLANAAAYARAGADILVSSAPYFAAPAEVQVCFTPIDRSSPG; this is encoded by the coding sequence GTGACCTTCACCCATCCACCCTGCGCGCTCGATGATGGCGAGCTCGACCGCATTCTCGGCGAGGATGTCGGCCATGGCGACCTGACCACCGCGGCACTCGGCATCGGCGCGCGGCCGGCACGCATCGACCTGAGCGCCCGCGATGCGATGGTGGTCTGCGGTGTCGAAGAGGCGGCACGGCTGTTCAGCCGCAATGGCTGCCAGGTTGCCACGCTGATCGAACGCGGCAGCCGGGTTGAACGCGGCACGCTGCTGTTGGCGGCCGAGGGCCGGGCCGATGCGCTGCACCGGGTCTGGAAGAGTGCCCAGACCCTGATCGAACATGCCGCCGGCATCGCGACCGCCACCGCGCAGATGGTCCGCGCGGTGGCGGGCATCGGCAAGACGCCGGTGGTGGTCTGCACCCGCAAGAATTTTCCTGGAACACGCGCCATTGCCGCGCTGGCCGTGCAGGCCGGTGGCGCCCAGATGCACCGCCTGGGTCTGGGCGAGACGCTGCTGCTTTTTCCTGAACATCGCCAGTTCATCGCGCCAGCAGCGCTGGCCGAGACCGTGCATCGGCTCAGGCAGCGCCATCCGGAGAAAAAGCTGATCGCCGAGACCGGCGACAGTGACGAGGCGGTGGCGCTGGCGCGGGCCGGGGTCGAAATCCTCCAGCTCGAACGCTTCTCGCCGGAACGGCTGGCCGAACTGCTGCGGACCCTGAACCATCTGGCCCTGCCCTGCCTGGTCGCCGCGGCTGGCGGCGTGACCCTGGCCAACGCTGCGGCCTACGCCCGCGCCGGCGCCGACATTCTGGTGAGCTCGGCGCCCTACTTCGCGGCACCGGCCGAGGTGCAGGTGTGCTTCACCCCGATTGACCGATCCTCACCCGGCTGA